tgttttctgCGGTGCATATTTTTGGTTAAAAGAGTCTCTTAAACAAAGcaggaaaaaaaatcaaccaattttCACTGTTTGTTGCCAACAAGGAAAAATTATATTTCCAGCTCCAAAACCAACACCGACTTTTCTAAATTGCTTACTTGATCCAAATGGAGGTCAAAAGAGTTTATCATTTCGAGAAAATATTAGAGCTTACAACTCTATGTTCTCATTTACTTCGACGGGAGCAAAAATTGATCACTCAATTAATGACGGATCAAGTCCTTACATTTTTAAAATTAGTGGTCAAGTTTGTCAATTGATGGGATCTCTTTTGCCTACTGATAACGAGCCTCCAAAATTTGCTCAGTTGTATGTTTATGATACATATAATGAAGTACAAAATCGTCTAAGAGCTTTTAATTCTCAAGGAAACAATCGAAACCTTGATTCATCAATTGTTCAAGAGTtgatcaaaatgtttgatgaaTGCAATCAGTTGGTTAAATTTTTCCGAACAGCTAGAgataaatttgaaattgatgGTCTCATAAATTTAACAATGACTTTATTAGGCAGGCAACCAAGAGATAGCAAACAATATGATCAACCAGCAAGTGATGAAATAGGCGGTTTAATAGTTGGTGATATAGGTTTGTCTGACTCTAATAGAGATATCATTATAGACTGTAAAAACGAAGGATTAAAGCGTGTGACAAAATTGAATCCAAAATTTATGGCTCTTCAGTATCCTATTCTTTTTCCGTATGGTGAAGATGGGTATAGGCCAGATTTAAAATGGAATGAAAATTATAAAGGCCCCAAAACAAAAAGTCAGAGAGTACCTATGAGAGCTTATATAGCTTATCAAATTCAAGAAAGAGAGATGTGCTTAACTACATTGTTAAAAGGAGGTAGACTTTTTCAACAATATTTGGTTGATTCTTATGCAACACTTGAAGAAGATAGATTATATTAcattaaacaaaatcaaaaaaatTTGAGAAGTGAAATTTACAAGGGAATATATGATGCAATGTCAAGAGGTGATAACGATGCTAACAATTTAGGACAAAAAATTGTGTTGCCTGCTTCGTATACAGGAAGTCCTAGATATATGATTAACAATTACCAAGATGCTATGGCAATTTGTAGAGAATATGGTCATCCTGATTTGTTCATAACATTTACCTGCAATGTAAAGTGGCCAGAAATTATTagagaatttgaaaaaaaaccaggtTTCAAACCTGAAGACAGGCCTGATATAATTTCTagaatatttaaaatgaaacttaaTGATATGCTTGATTTTATCAAGTCTGGAAGGCCCTTCGGTCAAGTTGAAGCAAGTAAGTTCTAAAAACTTATTTTTCGTTATTATCTTTATcttattcacatttttttgtacatcaacctaacctttttattttttctgtttttgtttgttttgttttgattctttttatAAACAGATGTTTGTACAATTGAGTTTCAAAAAAGAGGTTTGCCTCATTCTCATATGTTAATATGGttgaaatcaaattttaagTGCTATACTGCATCATATATAGATTCCATCATTTCAGCTGAGTTGCCAAACAAATTTGTGAATCCTCAACTTTATGAAATCGTTAATCAATTTATGATTCATGGTCCATGTGGTTATCTCAATCAAAACTGTTCTTGCATGAGGGAAAATAAATGTTCCAAAAACTTTCCTAAGCCATTTAAAAATGAAACTGTTTTTGAACCCAATGATTTTCCTGTTTATAGGCGTCGTGATGATGATACAaaatttgttataaaaaatGGAGTCAAAATTGATAACAGTTTTGTGGTTCCTTATAATCTTGAATTGCTTTTAAGATATAATGCTCATATAAACGTTGAAATTTGTTGTCAATCAACGCTTATAAAATATTTGTTCAAGTATGTAACCAAAGGTTCAGATAGAGCACGGTTAGTCTTACAACAACATCCAAATGATGAAATATTAACTTATCTAAATTGTAGATATATATCACCTTATGAAGCTGTTTGGAGATTGTTTGAGTATTCCATACATCATAGAGAACCTTCTGTAGAGCGATTACCAGTACATTTACCATTAGAGCAAAATATTGTTTTCAATGGTGATCAATCATTGCAATCAATTATCAATCAGAATGCTTCTGACCATACAATGTTAACAAATTGGTTTGAAGCTAACAAAATTTATAATGAAGCACGTTCATTGACTTATGCACAGTTTCCATCAAAATTTTTATACGATACACGGAAAAAAATTTGGCAACCAAGGAAACAAAGAGGTTCAATAGGTAGAATAACATATGTACATCCTGCATCTGGTGAGTTATATTATTTAAGAATgctcttaaatttaaaaaaaggtGCTTTTAATTTTGACGATATCAAAACAGTTAATGGTATTGTACATGTTTCATATCAAGCTGCGTGTCAATCATTGGGATTGTTAGGTGATGATAAAGAATGGATTGAAGCTTTATCAAATGCTGTCAATGTAGCTACATCTGCTCAATTAAGGCAATTATTTGTTACAATAATTTTGTTCTGTGATGTAGCAAGTCCACAAATTCTTTTTGATAATCATTGGAAAAACATGTATGATGACATTTTATACAACTTACGGAAAACTTTTGGCATTCCAGATATGATTATACCACaagatgaattaaaaaattatgtccTATTTGAACTAGAATTGCTTTTTAATAATGCATCAACTTCGTTAGACAAATATCATTTACCTATGCCTGATGCAAATAGAAtgttggaaattaaaaataaacttttaagagaagaattaaattatgattgtgAAGAATTGTCAAAAAAACACGCAATTTTAAAATTGCAACTTAATCAAGATcaaaaacatatatatgattATGTTATAGACACTGTAAATAACAAAAAGCAAGGCCTATTTTTTGTCTATGGTCATGGGGGTACAGGAAAAACCTTTTTATGGGATGCTATCATAAGTAGGCTTAGATCCGAAGGAAAAATCGTTTTAGCAGTTGCATCATCAGGAATAGCATCGTTATTATTACCAGGTGGTAGAACAGCTCATTCCAGATTTAAAATACCTTTGGTTATTACTGAGTCTTCAATTTGtgcaataaaaaagaaaacacatcTTGCTACATTAATTGAAAAAACAGATTTAATTATATGGGATGAAGCACCTATGAACCATAAACATTGTTTTGAAGCTTTGGATAAATCGCTTTTTGATCTTTTGTCACATTTACATGGTACAGAAAATATTCCTTTTGGTGGTAAACCTGTTTTATTGGGTGGTGATTTTCGACAAATATTACCTGTTATACCTGGAGGAACCAAAGAAGATATAATAAATGCTTCTTTAAATAGTTCTTATTTGTggtcacattttaaaatttttcatttaaaagAGAATATGAGATTATCAAGAAATGGAATAAGcattgaagaaaagaaaaaaatcagtgaTTTCGCAAAGTGGATTTTACAAATAGGAGATGGAAAAATTAGTGATATAagtaatgaaaataatttggaCGATAAGGACACATCTTTGGTTAGAATATCTGAAGATTTATTGATTCATTCTTCTGGAAATCcaatttcttcaatctttattGCAACTTATCCCAATTTTGAAGTTCTTTTTaacaattttgattatttaagGGAGCGTGCTATCATAACACCTCGAAATACAACTGTTATAGACATAAACAATCATATAATTGATTTGTTACCTGGAGAACAACATGTGTTTCTGAGTTATGATTCTTTATGTTCTTCTAGCGGGAATATTGAAAATTTAGAGACATCATATCCTATTGAATTTTTGAATAAACTAGATTTCAATGGTTTACCTACACATAACTTGACTTTGAAAATAGGAATGCCAGTTATGTTATTACGAAATTTGAATCAATCTTTGGGTTTGTGTAATGGAACTAGATTAATTATTACTCAGTTATTTCATAGAATTATTGAAGCCAAAATACTTGCTGGACATAATACTGGTTACAAAGTTTTCATACCAAGAATCACTCTTACAGCAACTGAGAGCAAGTggcattttatttttaaaaggcGACAATTCCCGATTAGACCATGTTATGCAATGACTATTAACAAAAGTCAAGGTCAATCTTTGAAACGTGTTGGTTTATATCTTCCGGAACCAGTTTTCACTCATGGTCAATTATATGTTGCATTATCTAGAGTGACATCAAAAGAAGGTCTAAAAATTTTAATAGCAGATGGagaaaacaatataaaaaattatactacTAATATAGTATTTAAAGATGTTCTCCAAAATTTgcaatcaaatttttaatttaattttttcatatCCAAGTGGTAATATATTTATCCAGTGCAATTCATACAACTATAAAATGATGTTTACTTTTAGTTTTGAATTCACTGTGAATAGTTATACTTATTTGTCTTTTGTACATGCAGaataaacaatgtcaacagtACAAGGACAACATAGAAAACATGCTTTAAATCAGGTCACTTTTGTTGctactctttattttattttgccaatgttaaaaattgttttgttttattccaATCTGATAATATGTTAAAACAATTTGCATCTGTATATAATTACTATTTATGTATTGCACCATTTTCTTAATGCTCTCGAATATTCTTTCTAGCTTTGTCACAACCCTTGAAATAGTTTATCACTCAGGTGTATAGTTTGAAgcttttcttttacatttttttatttaaaaacttattttttaTGTGGTGCAAATATTGCCTTTCTTATGTTGTATATGgcagatcaataacaaacaCCCTGTTTGGTTCTAATTTTTGGACAATTTAGTATTACTACAGAGATAATCCAGACAAGAAACTGTTAACTCTAATTTATATAAATAGATGTATCAAATTTGTTTTGTGTGGCAAAGATCATATCTGTTTGGTTAATGAAACGAGTATTTCAGCTTTTCTTAATTGAGTGGAGTGTATTGCAGGTCATCAGGCTCCTTTTGCTTTCAAAGTTTTTGAACCCAACTGAACTCAGTTTGCTCAATCGCTGTTGCATGTTAGTGATGTATGATTTTCTTTTTGCACAATGATCATCAAAAACTGAATTTGACTTATttgattttgggttttggttgttcCTGTTGCTAAAATTTTGTGTTTCTTTTTACCAGTTCTTTTTTGCAGTGAAATCATCGCTGCCACCTAACAAACCTAGCTGCTATAATATCGATTTCTATTGTCGGAGGGAGGTAAAGTTACTATCTTACTTTATAAagtgttggatttttttttttttttggtattctttggctttttttctttgtttctttaacTTCTCTAAAATTTGGTTGGTGtaattgttcatttttttttactctGGCTCCGTAGAATAGTGTGTCATGTTGAAGCACACTGATTTCATTATTGGTTTTAGTTATTTGTTATCTTTTTTTGTTCTGTTTTCACACCGTTTCATACAAAATGCTTAATTGCTGACTCATTCCTCTTTGATGCCGTGTTAAATTGTTCTGTAACTAAATGATCCAATAATTTTATATCTAATTATCTTTTCTTTAACAAGATAAACAAACTCAGACACTATTAAGGTTGCTCTATGTCTACTGTTTGCTGGACACGTAGTGATAATATTGGTCCAGTGTAAATTTTATTCTTACACCAGTCTTAATACTCATTGAGAAAACAGTTTGGTGATAATCTGAGTATTAAATAGGCAGATACAGGTTTGGATTCATACAGTTTTGGAATGATTACTGTTTTGGTATCAATTTGAATTATcgtttttgttttctatttgaTCAATTCATGATTTCTTTGGTTGATAAaagaatgaaagaaaagaaaatacaaaattttatcagtcgttatattaatttatgaatttttttatattaaatttgtgACTCCACTGATatcataatttacaaaattttagaTGAAATGTGTTCCTGCTTGCTCAATCAATAAACAGTAGGGTGGCAGTCCTAATATGAAATAAGAAGCTTGGATTATTTGCCTTCGAGTTTTATCTAAAATTTTTATGTCCTTAGTTATTAGTTTAATatgcttttgttaatttttataacTTATGTATGCTTTATAAATGTAGTTATCGAATGAGATTGATCTCAAGCTATGATTGAAAAACATGTACAATGCTATTTATCTATAATTTTCTGATCAGTGTTAATTCAGTTTTAATTCGTTTTTCATTTACTTTTGTAGGTTCACCTTTTTccaaaagaaaatcaatttgaaaATCCAATTGAGGTATAAGTGCCTGCATTTACTTAACGTTTATAATTTATCCTTCCCCACCCTGTAACCCAAATTACAATTGAAGGCTTCACGGTATGTACCAATAATTCAAGCTTTAATCCCTTTTTTTACTTAATATTTCACATTTACATTCAATCTTTACTAACATTTTTTCTCAGATGAATTGGCTGTTACCAATGTAGATAATGACTGTCTTCTTTTGACTTAGTCTAGAATACATGACTAATCCCTTTCCTAATCGCTGAGGGGTTTACTTCAATATCTGAAAGTATTAGCCAAGACGTTCCCGTTACAGATCTACCCTGTTCACATGGCTTAATTCATCCAAAAAACATTTGGTAATAGAGAAATTGTTAAATTTATCCATATATCATTTTCTTGGTTATTGGATCCATTTAACAATTCCTCTATTTCTAAAGTCTTCTTTCATTTCGCTAAAACATGTGAGACAAGTATATCTTTGGTGGGAACATCTTTTGTTTATACTTTTAGACATCCATTTTAAACCCCTCAGTGATCAGCACAGTCATTAGCCATGTATTACGACTTAGCCAATCCATGAAAGTCTTTACCTACAAATTTGTAACAATTGATTCTTCTGAGAAAGAAGAATGGAAATGATGATCGTTTGTCCGaattattaaaataactaagcAACTTATACCTCTGTACTGTACAGAAACAGCGAACTAAACGTATCTGATCCATTTTTTTTATGCCGTCTCCTTCTATTAACAATATTATTATTCAATTTGATTGAACAATGCTTTAGTTATAGATTAAAAAATTTTCCAAAGATGCATCAGTATAAGATTTTCAATTAGAAACCAACATGATTACATTAGTGATAAGACTGAAACTATACAATTACTATTTGCTAAATATTACTTCTGATATATGAGGTTCCTAAAGAAAAATGCTAAAGCATATTGTTAGCCTGGATTTATATTTCTTATTACTTTCGTACAATGTTTGATTCCTAACTTTCCAGTTCTGAAAACAATTTGATGCATACAAATTTATTCCTGCTTACTGTTATTTTACAGCATAACCAGTTTTTGTGTAAAGCATTGCCTCCAGTCATCATTCATTTCAAGGTACACCATTCTAGCACCATCTTTTATTTGCTTTGATAAAATTATTTGTCAGCTGTTTAACTTATCAACAAGAACAATATTATTTCTACCTTTAGTTAATATTAAAtacaactccgcctatgtcttacatggccggtcccaagcccggataaaggaggagggggagggcgtcaggtagtcgacagccggcactccatgatcacgtcgaatccttatgaaaatgaatccagaacaaaatcgcgctaaagctagggcgtcacccgtaagtggcgcgctgtgtggcctgagcacagtgataagtgagcaagggtcgctgcatctccatcggcacccggatgcagtgttaaatgagcaagggggccatagaaacttcttttcgaacgactccactcaaagttgtttgggagcatatgctcctatcaactttacccgggacacacaaaagaagtactttgatcctattagacgggggagggtgaagaagctaggacagaagggtagagttcaagagagcaaaatgcgtttaggaacgtggaatataggaaccttaacgggaaaatctatggaagtagtggaagttatggtgaggagaaggataaatattatgtgcctacaagaaactaagtgggttggtagtaaggcaaaggatctagaaaactcagggtttaaactttggtattcgggcacaaatagaacgagaaacggtgttggcatcatcgtggacaagaccttggtacaagatgttgtagatgtcaagagggtaggagatagaatcatggcaatcaagattgtaataggacaagaacttatcaatgtgattagtgcgtacgcacctcaagtagggttggatacgagttcgaaggagaaattttgggaagatcttggagacttggtgcaaggaattgctcagacggagaagttatttataggaggagatttaaatggacacgtgggcagggagacaggcaactatggaggttttcatggtggccatggttttggggagagaaacgaggatggggaagctatcttggattttgcaatggcatatgatctcttcttagccaacaccttctttaagaagagagaagaacatgtgatcacctacaagagtgggtcgtcaaaaacacaaatagattttcttctaatgaggaaaggggatcgtataacttgtaaggattgcaaagttataccaggagagagcgtggctaatcaacatcgcttgttggtgatggatgtacatatcaaaagagtaagacaaaagaacaagacttggaagtgcccaaggactagatggtggaatctaaaagaagaaaaacaagtcattttcaaagagaaggtaatcacccaatgtgtgtgggatagagagggggaagctagccaaatgtgggattccatggctagttgtatccgaaaagtagcaaaagaggtattaggagagtccaagggctttgccccacaccaaaaggaatcttggtggtggaatgaggaggtacaaacaaaggtgaaggctaagaaggaatgttgtaaagccttatacaaggagaggaccgatgaaaatggtgaaaagtatagaaaagcgaagcaagaggcgaaaaaagctgtcagagaagctaagttagcggcttacgacgatatgtataaacgactagataccaaagaaggagagttggatatctataaactatctagagcaagggaaaagaagacaagggacctaaaccaagtgaggtgcatcaaggatgaggatggaaaggttcttgctacagagaacgcggttaaagacagatggagaggttattttcataatcttttcaatgaaggacatgaaatgagtgattctttaggggagttgagtaactcagaagagtgtagaaactactctttttatcgtcgaatccggaaggaagaagtggttgtagctttgaagaagatgaagcataaaaaagcaataggcccagacaatataccaatcgaagtgtggaaacttttgggagagacaggtataacatggctcactgaccttttcaataggattttgaaaacgaagaagatgccaaatgagtggcga
Above is a window of Malus sylvestris chromosome 15, drMalSylv7.2, whole genome shotgun sequence DNA encoding:
- the LOC126603446 gene encoding uncharacterized protein LOC126603446, which codes for MSKKSINGQSNGATKRNQNITNSEYNTLFELDQRPKKVCRINHMHNSEDVYSRTNTFVLQNSSVEYQCSTSRSSADHCDIASVNESEMLDVTPLKKKLCRDDQKGKNVVSFSNNDQNTVEKTSDADNCTPMNKGQAFFQKNRNGVTKDYADLGDKSYKCVFCGAYFWLKESLKQSRKKNQPIFTVCCQQGKIIFPAPKPTPTFLNCLLDPNGGQKSLSFRENIRAYNSMFSFTSTGAKIDHSINDGSSPYIFKISGQVCQLMGSLLPTDNEPPKFAQLYVYDTYNEVQNRLRAFNSQGNNRNLDSSIVQELIKMFDECNQLVKFFRTARDKFEIDGLINLTMTLLGRQPRDSKQYDQPASDEIGGLIVGDIGLSDSNRDIIIDCKNEGLKRVTKLNPKFMALQYPILFPYGEDGYRPDLKWNENYKGPKTKSQRVPMRAYIAYQIQEREMCLTTLLKGGRLFQQYLVDSYATLEEDRLYYIKQNQKNLRSEIYKGIYDAMSRGDNDANNLGQKIVLPASYTGSPRYMINNYQDAMAICREYGHPDLFITFTCNVKWPEIIREFEKKPGFKPEDRPDIISRIFKMKLNDMLDFIKSGRPFGQVEANVCTIEFQKRE